The following proteins are co-located in the Rhodococcus opacus B4 genome:
- the mshC gene encoding cysteine--1-D-myo-inosityl 2-amino-2-deoxy-alpha-D-glucopyranoside ligase, translating into MQSWSETAVPSVPGQGPPLRLFDTADRQVRPVTPGRTATMYVCGITPYDATHLGHAATYLTFDLVNRIWRDAGHDVHYVQNVTDVDDPLFERANRDGEDWVVLGMRETALFREDMEALRVLPPRDYIGAVESIGEVIEMVEKFVASGAAYVVDDPEFPDVYFRADATEQFGYESGYDRATMDTFFAERGGDPDRPGKQNPLDALVWRAARPGEPSWPSPFGPGRPGWHIECSAIALNRIGSGFDVQGGGSDLIFPHHEYSAAHAESATGDRRFARHYVHTGMIGLDGEKMSKSRGNLVFVSKLRGEGVDPAAIRLGLLSGHYRQDRPWTEQVLADAHTRLQLWKDAAALESAQSATDTIARLRQHLADDLDTPKALDALDGWARRALDNGGSDTNAPTEFAAAVDALLGVRLRRP; encoded by the coding sequence ATGCAGTCTTGGTCCGAAACCGCTGTCCCGTCCGTTCCAGGCCAGGGGCCTCCGCTGCGGTTGTTCGACACCGCCGACCGTCAGGTTCGCCCGGTCACCCCCGGGCGCACGGCCACGATGTACGTGTGCGGTATCACCCCGTACGACGCGACCCACCTCGGTCACGCGGCCACCTACCTGACGTTCGATCTGGTGAACCGGATCTGGCGTGACGCCGGGCACGACGTGCACTACGTCCAGAACGTCACCGACGTGGACGACCCGCTGTTCGAGCGCGCCAATCGTGACGGCGAGGACTGGGTCGTCCTCGGAATGCGGGAGACGGCGCTGTTCCGTGAGGACATGGAAGCCCTCCGGGTCCTTCCCCCACGCGACTACATCGGTGCGGTGGAATCGATCGGCGAAGTGATCGAGATGGTCGAGAAGTTCGTCGCGTCCGGCGCCGCCTACGTCGTCGACGACCCCGAATTCCCCGACGTGTACTTCCGCGCCGACGCGACGGAACAGTTCGGGTACGAATCCGGCTACGACCGCGCGACGATGGACACGTTCTTCGCCGAACGCGGCGGCGACCCCGACCGCCCCGGCAAGCAGAATCCCCTCGACGCGCTGGTGTGGCGCGCGGCTCGGCCGGGTGAGCCGTCCTGGCCGTCGCCGTTCGGTCCCGGGCGTCCCGGCTGGCACATCGAGTGCTCGGCCATCGCCCTCAACCGCATCGGCTCGGGTTTCGACGTCCAGGGCGGCGGCAGCGACCTGATCTTCCCGCACCACGAGTACTCCGCGGCGCACGCCGAGTCGGCCACCGGGGACCGCCGTTTCGCCCGCCACTACGTGCACACCGGCATGATCGGTCTCGACGGCGAGAAGATGTCGAAGAGCCGCGGCAACCTCGTGTTCGTGTCGAAACTGCGCGGCGAGGGCGTCGACCCCGCCGCCATCCGCCTCGGACTGCTGTCCGGTCACTACCGGCAGGACCGTCCGTGGACCGAGCAGGTTCTCGCCGACGCCCACACCCGGCTGCAGTTGTGGAAGGACGCCGCCGCACTCGAGTCGGCGCAGTCGGCGACCGACACGATCGCCCGGCTGCGGCAGCATCTCGCGGACGATCTCGACACCCCGAAGGCGCTCGACGCCCTCGACGGCTGGGCCCGCCGCGCCCTCGACAACGGCGGTTCCGACACGAACGCGCCGACCGAATTCGCCGCGGCCGTGGATGCCCTTCTCGGCGTGCGGCTCCGCCGCCCGTGA